A genomic segment from Lignipirellula cremea encodes:
- a CDS encoding RNA recognition motif domain-containing protein has product MGRKLYCGNLSYNVSSSDLEQLFSQFGSVQSAQVVTDRDTGQSKGFGFVEMSSDAEAQAAITGLNETQHEGRALSVNEARPREDRGGGGGGGRRGGGGGGGYGGGGGGGYGGGGGGGGGGGRRY; this is encoded by the coding sequence GTGGGTAGGAAATTGTATTGCGGAAACTTGAGCTACAACGTTTCGAGCTCAGACCTGGAACAGCTCTTTAGCCAGTTTGGCTCTGTTCAAAGTGCTCAGGTTGTCACCGATCGCGACACGGGACAAAGCAAAGGTTTCGGATTCGTCGAAATGTCGAGCGACGCCGAAGCTCAAGCGGCCATCACCGGCCTGAACGAGACCCAGCATGAAGGTCGTGCGCTGAGCGTCAACGAAGCGCGTCCTCGCGAAGATCGTGGCGGTGGCGGCGGCGGTGGACGTCGTGGCGGCGGCGGTGGCGGCGGTTATGGTGGTGGAGGCGGCGGCGGCTACGGTGGCGGCGGCGGCGGCGGTGGTGGTGGCGGTCGACGCTACTAA
- a CDS encoding PSD1 and planctomycete cytochrome C domain-containing protein — MAINGKGFWLVMVLLGVSAATAEEPMQFNRDIRPLLSQNCFRCHGPDAEQRQGDLRLDTEAGIRQAFAGGLADSPAWERIASTDPDEQMPPPDSNLTLNSQQLGAVKQWLAEGAKWQGHWAFLPPVRSPAPDTPAHPQAAPIDRFLYQRLAQEGITPAPAADPATLLRRLSLDLTGLPPEPAEVAAFVADPSPQAYAAAVDRLLASPHFGERLALMWLDLVRYADSVGYHKDSHRDCFHYRDYVIDAFNQNTPYDQFVTEQLAGDLLTGSPLEEYRWKIASGFNRMIQTTSEGGAQPKEYLARYAADRVRNTSAIFLGTTMGCAECHDHKYDPFTANDFYSFAAFFADLAERGVGYPTHTPMPTLAQLDEWRRLSAQLDQLQRQRAPVTEDEPPAVEPEIAAVEARLAAVSRPENWQKTLITLTGKPREMRFLARGNWLDDSGPIVLPATPSFLTSAVIPADQATDNADAERLTRLDLARWIVAPDNPLPARVMVNRLWKLYFGEGLSRSLDDLGAQGGWPTHPELLDWLAIDFIDSGWDIKHAIRQMVLSEAYQRSSNGTPELRRIDPENRLLARQSSWRLPAELIRDNALAISGLLSPKMFGRSVRPYQPDNYWYRLYKDGKYVQDHGDDLYRRGLYTYWRRSFWHPSLRAFDAPAREECVAQRPRSNTPLQSLTLLNDPTYVEAARVLAAAMIEQGGAEPSDQIAFAFERAVARPPLPAELQVLTTLYAQQQANYQADPAAAKALLAVGEKPAPAEIDPAALAAATAVARTILNLHETITRN; from the coding sequence GTGGCGATCAATGGCAAAGGATTCTGGCTGGTAATGGTGCTGCTCGGTGTTTCTGCTGCGACTGCAGAAGAACCGATGCAGTTCAACCGCGATATCCGTCCGCTCCTGTCGCAGAACTGCTTTCGCTGCCATGGACCCGACGCCGAGCAGCGCCAGGGCGACCTGCGGCTGGATACCGAGGCCGGCATTCGCCAGGCTTTCGCCGGCGGCCTGGCGGACAGCCCTGCCTGGGAGCGAATCGCGTCCACCGACCCCGACGAGCAGATGCCGCCGCCCGACTCCAACCTGACCCTCAACTCCCAGCAGCTTGGCGCCGTTAAACAGTGGCTCGCCGAAGGAGCAAAGTGGCAGGGGCATTGGGCCTTTCTGCCGCCGGTCCGCTCCCCCGCTCCCGACACGCCGGCGCATCCCCAGGCGGCTCCGATTGATCGCTTTCTCTACCAGCGGTTAGCGCAGGAAGGTATCACCCCGGCTCCGGCCGCCGATCCGGCGACGCTGCTGCGACGGCTTTCGCTGGATCTGACGGGACTGCCGCCGGAGCCCGCCGAGGTGGCTGCGTTTGTGGCCGATCCTTCGCCCCAGGCCTACGCGGCGGCCGTCGATCGCCTGCTGGCGTCGCCCCACTTTGGCGAACGGCTGGCGCTAATGTGGCTGGACCTGGTCCGCTATGCCGACTCGGTCGGATACCATAAAGATTCGCACCGCGACTGCTTCCACTATCGCGACTATGTGATCGATGCGTTCAACCAGAACACGCCGTACGATCAGTTTGTGACCGAGCAACTGGCGGGCGACCTGCTGACCGGATCGCCGCTGGAAGAGTATCGCTGGAAGATCGCTTCCGGCTTTAATCGGATGATCCAGACGACCAGCGAAGGCGGAGCCCAGCCCAAAGAGTACCTCGCTCGCTACGCGGCCGACCGCGTGCGGAACACATCCGCCATTTTCCTCGGCACGACGATGGGTTGCGCCGAGTGCCATGACCACAAGTACGATCCGTTCACCGCCAACGACTTTTACAGCTTTGCCGCCTTCTTCGCCGACCTGGCGGAACGCGGCGTTGGCTATCCGACCCATACGCCCATGCCGACGCTGGCCCAGCTGGACGAATGGCGGCGGCTGTCCGCACAGCTCGACCAGCTGCAGCGGCAGCGAGCCCCGGTGACCGAAGACGAACCGCCAGCGGTCGAACCGGAGATCGCCGCGGTCGAAGCCCGACTGGCCGCCGTGTCCCGACCAGAGAACTGGCAGAAGACGCTCATCACGCTGACCGGCAAACCGCGGGAGATGCGGTTCCTGGCCCGCGGCAACTGGCTGGATGACAGCGGCCCGATCGTCCTCCCGGCGACGCCCAGCTTCCTGACGAGCGCCGTGATTCCTGCCGACCAGGCGACCGACAACGCCGATGCCGAGCGTTTGACACGGCTGGATCTGGCCCGCTGGATCGTCGCACCCGACAATCCGCTGCCGGCCCGGGTGATGGTGAATCGCCTGTGGAAGCTGTACTTCGGCGAAGGGCTGAGTCGTTCGCTCGACGACCTGGGCGCGCAGGGCGGCTGGCCCACGCACCCGGAACTGCTCGACTGGCTGGCGATCGATTTCATCGACAGCGGCTGGGACATCAAGCATGCGATCCGGCAGATGGTGCTGAGCGAAGCGTACCAGCGCAGCTCAAACGGCACGCCCGAGCTGCGACGAATCGACCCGGAGAATCGCCTGCTGGCCCGGCAGTCGTCGTGGCGTCTGCCGGCGGAGCTGATCCGGGATAACGCCCTGGCGATCAGCGGTCTGCTGTCGCCGAAAATGTTCGGCCGGAGCGTGCGTCCTTACCAGCCGGACAACTACTGGTATCGCCTTTACAAAGACGGCAAGTACGTGCAGGACCATGGCGACGACCTGTATCGCCGGGGGCTGTATACGTACTGGCGCCGCAGTTTCTGGCATCCCAGCTTAAGGGCGTTCGACGCGCCGGCCCGCGAGGAATGCGTCGCCCAGCGGCCGCGCAGCAACACGCCTTTGCAGTCGCTGACCCTGCTGAACGATCCGACCTATGTCGAAGCGGCCCGCGTGCTGGCGGCCGCCATGATTGAACAAGGAGGAGCCGAGCCGAGCGACCAGATTGCGTTCGCCTTTGAGCGAGCCGTCGCCCGCCCTCCCCTGCCCGCCGAACTGCAGGTGTTGACGACGCTATACGCCCAGCAGCAAGCGAACTACCAGGCCGACCCGGCAGCCGCCAAAGCCCTGCTGGCCGTCGGCGAGAAGCCAGCGCCGGCGGAGATCGACCCGGCCGCCCTGGCCGCCGCAACCGCGGTCGCCCGCACGATTTTGAACCTGCACGAAACGATTACAAGAAACTAA
- a CDS encoding TIGR03067 domain-containing protein — MYRRLPCFLLLALIAVGAHAAQADDQQAIQGTWQPKSATISGQVLEPETVQSLRLTFEGNQYHVVAQGRNDKGQFTLKTETTPAQIDIVEQEGPSKGKTTLGLYSLADDELTICFGLEQERPLDLTSEEGSNRLLIVYERVKQNP; from the coding sequence ATGTATCGACGACTCCCCTGTTTTCTGCTGCTGGCCCTGATCGCAGTCGGCGCTCACGCCGCCCAGGCGGATGACCAGCAAGCGATCCAGGGAACCTGGCAGCCCAAATCGGCAACCATCAGCGGCCAGGTTCTGGAACCAGAAACCGTACAATCGCTCCGGCTGACTTTCGAGGGAAACCAGTACCATGTCGTCGCCCAGGGGCGAAACGACAAGGGCCAGTTCACCCTGAAGACCGAGACCACGCCGGCCCAGATCGACATCGTGGAGCAGGAAGGTCCCAGCAAAGGGAAGACAACCCTGGGCCTGTACAGCCTGGCCGATGACGAGCTGACGATCTGCTTTGGCCTTGAGCAAGAACGGCCGCTGGACCTGACGTCGGAAGAAGGCAGCAATCGCCTGCTGATCGTTTACGAACGGGTCAAACAGAATCCGTAA
- a CDS encoding PhoX family protein — translation MTAGSSETPPPISELIERRFNRRSLLRGALSAGVLATTGCYAAPASGPVAAAAGPVAKPAAGKPAPVPNPAAPISGFQELPHTRTDGSGADPATHHLPYGFRTQVVMQWGDRLFPKAPAFDAAAQTPASQLQQFGYNNDFVAFLPLPRGSQNSDHGLLVVNHEYTNVELMFPGLGEDRTAMTPEQIDTEMAAHGMSVVEIRRVEKQGDYQWETVLDSKYNRRLSALETNFAIAGPVAGSERLKTTASPGREIVGTVNNCSGGVTPWGTVLSGEENIQEYFGGGPTEPDAAHREADNFGRLGIDNHPRYLWYKTKPLFNLTEEPHAPNCFGWVVEMDPFTPDSQPIKRTALGRMRHEGAATIVCPDGRLVVYLGDDEANQHLYKFVSRDACTPDDPAKNADLLNHGVLYTATLTGDGVVEWKPLVFGQGPLTAENGFTSQADVLIETRRAAQLLGATPMDRPEDVEVEPSTGEVFVLLTNNRNREETNEANPRPHNSHGHILEMNVPEVAGGFDHAALKYTWTVLLCGGAPSDKVKAPGDEVDGDYPGWYQGAEPAGWLSCPDNCTFDHNGRIWIATDGADKAAGFADGLYACDTHGPHKGQPRLFFTAPIGSEVCGPCFTPDGSTLFLAVQHPGEGSVFDNPTTHWPAGLPGGDVKPGPPKPAVIAIMVDQRDTPA, via the coding sequence ATGACCGCTGGGTCGAGTGAAACGCCGCCGCCGATTTCCGAATTGATTGAACGCCGTTTTAACCGCCGCAGTCTCCTGCGGGGCGCCTTGTCAGCCGGGGTGCTGGCGACGACCGGTTGTTATGCGGCTCCGGCCAGTGGTCCGGTTGCTGCTGCTGCCGGGCCCGTGGCGAAACCTGCCGCCGGCAAGCCAGCGCCGGTCCCCAATCCGGCCGCTCCGATCAGCGGGTTCCAGGAGCTGCCGCATACCCGGACCGACGGCAGCGGGGCCGATCCGGCGACCCATCATCTGCCCTACGGCTTCCGCACGCAGGTCGTCATGCAGTGGGGCGATCGCCTGTTCCCCAAGGCTCCGGCCTTTGACGCGGCCGCACAAACGCCAGCGTCGCAACTGCAGCAGTTTGGCTACAACAACGACTTTGTCGCGTTCCTCCCCCTGCCCCGCGGCAGCCAGAATTCCGACCACGGCCTGCTGGTGGTGAACCATGAATACACCAACGTGGAGCTGATGTTCCCCGGTCTGGGCGAAGACCGCACCGCCATGACGCCGGAACAGATCGATACCGAAATGGCCGCCCATGGCATGTCAGTGGTCGAAATCCGCCGCGTCGAAAAGCAGGGCGATTACCAGTGGGAGACGGTCCTCGACAGCAAGTACAACCGTCGCTTGAGCGCCCTGGAAACCAACTTCGCCATTGCCGGCCCGGTCGCCGGCAGCGAGCGACTGAAAACGACCGCCAGCCCCGGTCGCGAGATTGTCGGCACCGTTAACAACTGCTCCGGCGGCGTGACTCCCTGGGGCACGGTCCTTTCCGGCGAAGAGAACATCCAGGAGTACTTTGGCGGCGGACCGACCGAACCAGACGCCGCGCATCGGGAAGCGGACAACTTCGGCCGTCTGGGGATCGATAATCATCCCCGCTACCTGTGGTACAAAACCAAACCGCTGTTCAACCTGACCGAGGAACCGCACGCCCCCAACTGCTTTGGCTGGGTGGTGGAGATGGACCCCTTTACGCCCGACAGCCAGCCGATCAAGCGGACCGCCCTGGGACGCATGCGGCACGAAGGGGCCGCCACGATCGTCTGTCCCGATGGGCGCCTGGTCGTGTACCTGGGCGACGACGAAGCGAACCAGCACCTGTACAAGTTTGTCAGCCGCGACGCCTGCACGCCGGACGACCCGGCCAAGAACGCCGACCTGCTCAATCATGGCGTGCTGTATACGGCCACGCTGACGGGGGACGGCGTGGTCGAGTGGAAGCCGCTGGTTTTCGGCCAGGGCCCGCTGACCGCCGAGAACGGCTTCACCAGCCAGGCCGATGTGCTGATCGAAACGCGCCGCGCCGCCCAGCTGCTGGGCGCCACGCCGATGGATCGCCCGGAAGATGTTGAAGTGGAGCCGTCGACCGGCGAGGTGTTCGTCCTGCTGACCAACAACCGGAACCGGGAAGAAACGAACGAAGCCAATCCCCGTCCGCACAATTCGCACGGGCATATCCTGGAAATGAACGTTCCCGAAGTAGCCGGCGGCTTTGACCACGCGGCCCTCAAGTACACCTGGACCGTGCTGCTCTGCGGCGGCGCGCCCTCGGACAAAGTGAAGGCGCCCGGCGATGAAGTCGACGGCGACTACCCCGGCTGGTACCAGGGTGCGGAACCTGCCGGCTGGTTGTCTTGCCCTGACAATTGCACGTTCGACCACAACGGCCGGATCTGGATCGCCACCGACGGCGCCGACAAGGCGGCCGGCTTTGCCGATGGCCTGTATGCGTGCGACACGCACGGCCCGCACAAAGGACAGCCGCGGCTGTTCTTTACGGCGCCCATCGGCTCCGAAGTCTGCGGCCCGTGCTTCACCCCCGACGGCTCCACGCTATTCCTGGCCGTACAGCACCCGGGCGAAGGCAGCGTCTTCGACAATCCCACCACCCACTGGCCCGCCGGCCTCCCCGGCGGCGACGTGAAACCCGGCCCGCCCAAGCCGGCCGTCATCGCCATCATGGTCGACCAGAGAGACACCCCGGCCTGA
- the rph gene encoding ribonuclease PH produces the protein MTTRALNELRPVTVKRGFTRVSPGSVLYQCEGTTVLCTASAEAKVPHWLLGSGKGWITAEYNMLPHSTSPRKSRERSGKVDGRTTEIQRLIGRSFRAVADLPALGEQLITVDCDVLEADGGTRTASITGGFLALVDCLLTLERPDPSRFPLRDSVAAVSAGIVDGRPTLDLNYEQDFAAAVDMNVVMTGGGRFIEIQGTGEEATFSDEELAALLALARTGIRQLTQIQQEALGDAWPFPIIA, from the coding sequence ATGACCACCCGAGCCTTGAACGAACTACGCCCTGTGACCGTGAAACGCGGTTTCACAAGGGTCTCGCCCGGTAGCGTGCTGTACCAGTGCGAAGGCACAACCGTGCTCTGCACCGCCAGCGCCGAAGCGAAGGTTCCGCACTGGTTGCTGGGCTCCGGCAAAGGCTGGATCACCGCCGAATACAACATGCTGCCGCATAGCACCTCGCCCCGGAAAAGCCGGGAACGGTCGGGCAAGGTCGACGGCCGTACGACCGAGATCCAGCGCTTGATCGGCCGCAGCTTCCGCGCCGTGGCCGATCTGCCCGCCCTGGGCGAGCAGCTGATCACCGTCGATTGCGACGTGCTGGAAGCCGACGGCGGCACGCGCACCGCCAGCATCACCGGCGGCTTCCTCGCCCTGGTCGACTGTCTGCTCACGCTGGAGCGGCCCGACCCCAGCCGCTTCCCGCTCCGCGACAGCGTCGCCGCGGTCAGCGCCGGCATCGTCGACGGCCGACCGACGCTCGATCTGAATTACGAGCAGGACTTCGCCGCCGCGGTCGACATGAACGTCGTCATGACCGGCGGCGGCCGCTTCATCGAGATCCAAGGGACCGGCGAAGAAGCAACCTTCAGCGACGAAGAACTGGCCGCCCTGCTGGCCCTCGCCCGCACCGGCATCCGCCAGCTCACCCAGATCCAGCAAGAAGCCTTAGGCGACGCCTGGCCGTTCCCGATCATCGCGTGA
- a CDS encoding DUF1501 domain-containing protein — protein MSFPLSAIARQSTSRRTFLTGSAGLLGGAALSSLLPHALLAGEGSATPASSGVLQPLHFAPRAKRVIFLCMAGGPSHLETFDYKPELARLDGEPMPESYTQGKPIAQLQGNRALKCMGPQHPFGRHGESGQEIGSIFQHLPEVADELCIVRSLKTEAINHDPAHTFMNTGSTISGRPAMGSWLSYGLGSECQDLPGFIVMTSTGGGQNQPIASRQWHSGFLPGEHQGVHFHSTGDPVLYVRNPPGVSTADQRATIDALSALNQQRSQTVDDPEIQARISQYELAFKMQMSVPALTDLSDETAETFAMYGTQGGDGSFASNCLLARRLAERGVRFIQLYHRGWDHHGGIKDGILKTAGYVDQGTTALIKDLKQRGLLDDTLVIWGGEFGRTPMAQGNGRDHHMQGFSMFLAGGGVKGGMTYGATDDLGYAAVENVVHVHDLHATMLRQLGVDHTKLTYQYRGRDFRLTDVAGRVVSEILS, from the coding sequence GTGTCCTTTCCGCTATCTGCAATCGCACGGCAATCGACTTCGCGACGCACCTTTCTGACGGGTTCGGCCGGCTTGCTGGGCGGGGCCGCTTTGTCGAGCCTGCTGCCGCATGCGCTGCTGGCCGGGGAAGGATCGGCAACGCCGGCATCGTCGGGCGTGCTGCAGCCGTTGCACTTCGCCCCGCGGGCGAAACGGGTCATCTTCCTCTGCATGGCGGGCGGGCCTTCGCACCTGGAAACGTTCGACTACAAGCCGGAACTCGCCCGGCTCGACGGCGAACCGATGCCCGAGTCGTACACGCAAGGAAAACCGATCGCCCAGCTCCAGGGGAATCGGGCGCTCAAGTGCATGGGGCCGCAGCATCCGTTCGGTCGGCATGGGGAGTCGGGACAGGAGATCGGTTCGATCTTCCAGCATCTGCCGGAAGTGGCTGACGAGCTGTGCATCGTCCGCTCGCTCAAAACCGAGGCCATCAATCACGACCCGGCTCACACCTTTATGAATACGGGCTCCACCATCAGCGGCCGCCCGGCGATGGGCTCGTGGCTGTCCTATGGCCTGGGCAGCGAGTGCCAGGACCTGCCCGGCTTCATTGTGATGACCTCGACCGGCGGCGGCCAGAATCAGCCGATCGCCTCCCGGCAGTGGCATTCCGGTTTCCTGCCAGGCGAACACCAGGGCGTGCATTTCCATTCCACCGGCGATCCCGTACTGTACGTGCGGAACCCGCCCGGCGTATCAACAGCCGATCAAAGGGCGACGATCGACGCGCTCTCGGCCTTGAACCAGCAGCGGTCGCAAACGGTCGACGACCCGGAGATCCAGGCCCGCATCAGCCAGTACGAGCTGGCCTTCAAAATGCAGATGAGCGTGCCCGCGCTGACCGACCTGTCCGACGAAACGGCCGAAACGTTCGCCATGTACGGCACGCAGGGAGGGGACGGCTCGTTCGCTTCCAACTGCCTGCTGGCCCGCCGTCTGGCGGAACGAGGCGTGCGATTCATCCAGCTGTATCATCGCGGCTGGGATCACCACGGCGGCATCAAGGACGGCATTTTGAAAACGGCCGGCTATGTCGACCAGGGGACGACCGCCCTGATCAAGGACCTGAAACAGCGCGGCCTGCTCGACGACACCCTGGTGATCTGGGGCGGCGAATTCGGCCGCACGCCGATGGCCCAGGGGAACGGCCGCGACCACCACATGCAGGGCTTCTCCATGTTCCTGGCAGGCGGCGGCGTCAAGGGCGGCATGACGTACGGAGCCACCGACGACCTGGGTTATGCGGCCGTCGAGAACGTGGTCCATGTACACGACCTGCACGCCACCATGCTGAGGCAACTGGGCGTCGACCATACGAAACTAACCTACCAGTACCGAGGCCGCGACTTCCGCCTGACCGATGTCGCCGGCCGGGTCGTCTCGGAGATTCTGAGTTGA
- a CDS encoding glycosyltransferase family 39 protein has protein sequence MTAAAADTSRAAAGRASLPLWELAVVLITALLLRGAVLYALWDRLADDPDLYQELAGNLVEHGQFARRIDGVLVPTAFRPPLYPLMLACLGGGESMLAVACLHLALGAATAAGVWLLARWAGLGRWSLLAAGLTICDPILLNQSSLVMTETLAVLLATAALVLLTAYERRPHTGTALLTGAVLGLACLCRPTFLPWLLLIPPMMWLVQGGRDGRSRFSWAACRGPLLLLVGAAVLLSPWAMRNAVLFGKPIVGTTHGGYTLWLSNNRAFYDYLEEHPPGALFDAERELPSLSAPDDPPPGPQRELVHDGRANAWARQAIFAEPDRFAWSCLVRVGRLWLPLPHATTPQESTARRLARYAVGGWYVLLYLAAGVGLLRWRADGRRAPWLWGLLLCFCLTAVHTLYFSNLRMRAPATAVLCLAAAAALSRRQPGASGVTRAHT, from the coding sequence ATGACTGCAGCGGCCGCTGATACTTCCCGCGCTGCCGCAGGTCGCGCTTCCTTGCCGCTGTGGGAACTGGCGGTCGTGCTGATCACGGCCCTGCTCCTGCGCGGGGCCGTGCTGTACGCCCTGTGGGATCGTCTGGCCGACGACCCGGATCTGTACCAGGAGCTGGCCGGGAATCTAGTCGAGCACGGGCAGTTCGCTCGCCGGATCGACGGCGTGCTGGTCCCCACGGCGTTTCGTCCGCCTTTGTACCCTTTAATGCTGGCCTGCCTGGGCGGCGGCGAGTCGATGCTTGCCGTGGCCTGTCTGCACTTGGCGCTGGGAGCGGCGACGGCTGCCGGCGTGTGGCTCCTGGCGCGCTGGGCCGGGCTTGGCCGCTGGTCGTTGCTGGCGGCCGGACTGACGATCTGCGACCCGATCCTGCTGAACCAGTCGTCCCTTGTGATGACGGAAACGCTGGCCGTACTGCTGGCGACCGCCGCCCTGGTCCTGCTCACGGCCTATGAGCGCCGGCCGCATACGGGAACGGCGCTGCTAACGGGGGCTGTGCTGGGGCTGGCCTGCCTGTGCCGGCCGACTTTTCTTCCCTGGCTCCTGCTGATCCCGCCGATGATGTGGCTGGTGCAGGGCGGACGGGACGGACGCTCCCGCTTCTCCTGGGCCGCCTGTCGCGGGCCGCTGTTGTTGCTGGTTGGAGCGGCCGTGCTGCTTTCGCCCTGGGCCATGCGGAATGCGGTTCTGTTTGGGAAGCCGATCGTCGGGACGACCCACGGCGGTTACACGCTGTGGCTGAGTAACAATCGGGCGTTCTACGATTACTTAGAGGAGCATCCGCCCGGGGCGCTGTTCGATGCGGAGCGGGAACTGCCTTCGCTCTCGGCGCCCGACGACCCGCCGCCGGGACCGCAACGGGAACTGGTGCATGATGGCCGGGCCAATGCCTGGGCGCGGCAAGCGATTTTCGCGGAGCCCGACCGGTTTGCCTGGTCCTGCCTGGTGCGGGTGGGACGGTTGTGGCTGCCGTTGCCGCATGCGACTACGCCCCAGGAATCCACGGCGCGGCGACTGGCCCGTTACGCGGTCGGCGGTTGGTACGTGCTGCTGTACCTGGCGGCGGGAGTGGGGCTGCTGCGCTGGCGGGCTGACGGGCGGCGGGCGCCCTGGCTATGGGGGCTGCTGCTCTGCTTCTGTTTAACGGCCGTGCATACGCTGTACTTCAGCAATCTTCGCATGCGTGCGCCGGCCACGGCCGTGCTCTGCCTGGCGGCGGCTGCCGCCCTGAGTCGCCGGCAACCTGGCGCCTCAGGCGTTACCAGAGCCCACACGTAG
- a CDS encoding alpha-amylase/4-alpha-glucanotransferase domain-containing protein, giving the protein MNPTIRLCLVLHNHQPIGNFDGVFEQAYQDSYLPFLEVFEDYSDLKISLHTSGPLMEWLDERHPEYLDRVAALVAEDRIEIIGGSFYEAILTMIPQRDRVGQIATYTAWLEDRLGGKVRGMWTPERVWEQSLTTAIAEAGIEYTVLDDFHFRNAGLADDKLHGYYVTEDDGRVLCVFPGSEQLRYFIPFQDPDRIIEHLRHLGEVSPGAVAVFGDDGEKFGTWPDTKKHVYDNGWLRKFFDALTLHRDWLSTTTLADAIDNTPAKGKVYLPDGSYREMTEWALPVAKQEEYDDVVHDMQHDARWARMRQFMRGGFWRNFKVKYPEANEMYARMMMVSQRLAEAEAQGASGETIEAARRELYRGQCNCSYWHGAFGGIYLPHLRNAVYSRLIAADKLLDEAEQKTAPWIEAAAADLNFDARPEIRLSSDKLTCLLEPASGGRLYELDIRSICHNLAASITRRPESYHRKVLQGANAGSDNVASIHDRVVFKQEGLDQRLQYDKQPRKSLVDHFYDNEATLAAVRDGRANERGDFAEGEYEAKIRRNPDRIQVQLSRQGNAWGIPLRITKGVTLTAGDSELRIAYLLEGLPRDKSLHFAVEFNLAGLPSGADDRYFLSQNVKLGQLGAQLDLRDAQELALCDEWLGLKVQLNTNRPTHIWTFPVETVSQSEGGFELVHQSVSVQPHWFVQGDADGRWSTELTLKMDTSQAESRAAALETAAAGLHD; this is encoded by the coding sequence ATGAATCCCACGATCCGCTTGTGCCTTGTTCTGCACAATCACCAGCCCATTGGAAACTTTGATGGTGTTTTTGAACAAGCGTATCAAGACAGCTATCTGCCGTTTCTCGAGGTGTTTGAGGACTACTCCGACCTGAAAATTTCGCTGCATACCAGCGGACCGTTGATGGAGTGGCTTGACGAACGGCATCCCGAATATCTGGATCGCGTGGCCGCCCTGGTCGCCGAGGACCGTATCGAAATTATCGGAGGCTCCTTCTACGAAGCAATTCTCACCATGATCCCCCAGCGCGATCGCGTGGGCCAGATCGCCACGTACACCGCCTGGCTGGAAGATCGACTGGGCGGCAAGGTCCGCGGCATGTGGACGCCCGAGCGGGTCTGGGAGCAGTCGCTGACGACCGCCATCGCCGAAGCGGGCATCGAATACACGGTTCTCGACGACTTCCACTTTCGCAACGCTGGCCTGGCCGACGACAAACTGCACGGCTATTACGTGACGGAAGACGACGGCCGCGTGCTGTGCGTGTTCCCCGGCAGCGAGCAACTGCGGTATTTCATCCCGTTCCAGGATCCCGACCGGATCATCGAGCACCTGCGGCATCTGGGCGAAGTCTCCCCCGGCGCCGTGGCCGTGTTTGGCGACGACGGCGAGAAATTCGGCACCTGGCCCGACACCAAGAAGCATGTCTACGATAACGGCTGGCTGCGGAAGTTCTTTGATGCGCTGACCCTGCATCGGGACTGGCTGTCGACCACCACCCTGGCCGACGCCATCGACAACACGCCGGCCAAAGGGAAAGTCTACCTGCCCGACGGCAGCTACCGGGAAATGACCGAGTGGGCCCTGCCGGTCGCCAAACAGGAAGAATACGACGATGTTGTCCACGACATGCAGCACGACGCCCGCTGGGCCCGGATGCGGCAATTCATGCGCGGCGGCTTCTGGCGTAACTTCAAAGTGAAATACCCCGAAGCGAACGAAATGTACGCCCGCATGATGATGGTCAGCCAGCGTCTGGCCGAAGCGGAAGCCCAGGGCGCCAGCGGCGAAACGATCGAAGCGGCCCGTCGGGAACTGTATCGCGGCCAGTGCAACTGCAGCTACTGGCACGGCGCTTTCGGCGGCATTTATCTGCCCCACCTGCGCAACGCCGTCTACAGCCGCCTGATCGCCGCCGATAAACTGCTCGACGAAGCAGAACAGAAAACGGCCCCCTGGATCGAAGCGGCCGCCGCCGATTTAAACTTCGATGCTCGTCCCGAGATTCGTCTTTCCAGCGACAAGCTGACCTGCCTGCTGGAGCCTGCCAGCGGCGGCCGACTTTACGAGCTGGATATCCGCTCCATTTGCCACAACCTGGCCGCTTCGATTACCCGCCGTCCGGAATCGTACCACCGCAAGGTGCTGCAGGGCGCCAATGCGGGCAGCGACAACGTCGCCAGCATTCATGACCGGGTCGTCTTCAAGCAGGAAGGTCTGGATCAGCGCCTGCAGTACGACAAGCAGCCGCGGAAATCGCTGGTCGATCACTTCTACGATAACGAAGCCACCCTGGCCGCGGTCCGCGACGGCCGAGCCAACGAGCGGGGCGATTTCGCCGAAGGCGAATACGAAGCCAAAATCCGCCGGAACCCCGACCGGATCCAGGTGCAACTCAGTCGCCAGGGGAACGCCTGGGGAATCCCGTTGCGAATCACCAAAGGCGTCACGCTGACCGCCGGCGACAGCGAGCTGCGCATCGCTTACCTGCTGGAAGGTTTGCCGCGCGACAAGTCGCTGCACTTTGCGGTGGAGTTCAATCTGGCCGGCCTGCCGTCCGGCGCCGACGATCGTTACTTCCTTTCGCAGAACGTCAAACTCGGCCAGCTTGGCGCCCAGCTCGATCTGCGCGACGCCCAGGAACTGGCTCTGTGCGATGAATGGCTGGGGCTCAAGGTGCAGCTGAACACCAATCGGCCCACGCACATCTGGACGTTCCCGGTGGAAACGGTCAGCCAGTCCGAGGGCGGCTTTGAGCTGGTGCATCAGTCGGTTTCCGTGCAGCCGCACTGGTTCGTCCAGGGAGACGCCGACGGCCGCTGGAGCACCGAGCTGACCCTGAAGATGGATACCAGCCAGGCCGAAAGCCGCGCCGCCGCCCTCGAAACGGCCGCCGCCGGTCTTCACGACTAA